A stretch of Limanda limanda chromosome 7, fLimLim1.1, whole genome shotgun sequence DNA encodes these proteins:
- the gripap1 gene encoding GRIP1-associated protein 1 isoform X3, producing MAMSQALSEEEFHRMQAQLLELRTQNYQLSDDLRKNTTELNAVRQKNVVLERDFVKAQKALNKSKKAQEVEALLSENEMLQGKLHSQEEDFRLQNSTLMTELSKLCTQIEELEQENQELKEGGGASANTAPPNPASCPVDGELLRLQAENSTLQKKMKALQERYDKELPQRRGSQSVSSETESAGANSVSDVTARGEEPGAEGTNDRLEQSEAQLQQTEKQIHELEMALNTEQEEKRLLREQIHQVEASKQTEITKLQEEIAKLSDKLKKKQESFQRLQGEKEALYNDSRTKIDEINQRKEEDLKTLNVRIQKLQSDVMAANQISTELREQLQSKEREHEVAVHTLRDQIQTVKTQEMNLMREQQEALTSELQQRRVEQESMLAQRDDLDSQLQESSFANRKLLEQLTEEGQEKDKLLRDLDEAKKTAEKRKSMLDDMAIQLVQEKSDHKEALSDLKLQHEKEVLGVRARYEKELRGLHEDKNRSEEEIRQQLRDEKARTKELEGLQPKVEELQAQVQSMEGTKGWFERRLKEAEENIEKNSLEHQEEIKQLQKDHTLQLEEKQSEMEGLNQQLLEVEKQREEHGDTIEKLKQEIKDTVDGQRILEKKGSAALKDLKRQLQLERKRADKLQERLQEILTNSKTRTGLEELVLSEINSPSRTQQTGDSSSVSSFSYRDMMKEAQPTSQNKSGGGSPQSQRPAELSDDEVGELFQRLAEVQQVKWMLEEKVKHLEVSCSSMAEDICRKSAIIETYVMDSRIDVSGSAVGGHGGHGGHGGHGGHGGHGGSLGERGGLGSVLRDLVKPGDENLREMNKKLQNMLEEQLTKNMHLQKDLEVLSQELVRLSKETAGSG from the exons ATGGCCATGTCGCAGGCTCTGTCGGAGGAGGAGTTCCACCGGATGCAG gCTCAGCTGTTGGAGCTGCGGACTCAGAACTATCAGCTGTCTGATGATCTCAGGAAGAACACGACAG AGCTGAACGCCGTCCGTCAGAAGAATGTGGTTCTGGAAAGAGATTTTGTCAAAGCACAGAAG GCTCTGAATAAGAGCAAGAAAGCTCAG GAGGTGGAAGCTCTGCTGAGCGAGAACGAGATGCTTCAAGGGAAACTTCACAGTCAGGAGGAAGACTTCAGGCTCCAGAACAGCACTTTGATGACAGAACTGTCCAAG CTGTGTACACAGATCGAGGAGCTGGaacaggagaaccaggagctgaaggagggaggaggagcctctgCAAACACTGCCCCTCCAAACCCCGCCTCCTGTCCTGTTGATGGAGAACTCCTCCGCCTCCAGGCCGAGAACTCCACCCTCCAGAAGAAAATGAAAG CCCTCCAAGAGCGCTATGACAAAGAGCTTCCACAGAGACGGGGCAGCCAAAGCGTTTCCTCAGAGACGGAGTCAGCCGGAGCCAACAGTGTCTCTGATGTCACAGCGAGAGGGGAGGAGCCAGGAGCAGAGGGAACCAATGATAGACTGGAACAG TCAGAGGCTCAGCTgcaacaaacagagaaacagatccatg AGCTGGAGATGGCACTGAACaccgagcaggaggagaagaggctgcTGAGGGAGCAGATCCACCAGGTGGag GCATCCAAACAGACTGAAATCACCAAACTGCAGGAAGAGATTGCAAAG CTCTCTGACAAgttgaagaagaagcaggagag TTTTCAGCGTCTGCAGGGGGAGAAGGAAGCTCTGTACAACGACAGCAG gaCAAAGATCGATGAGATCAaccagaggaaagaagaggatcTGAAGACTCTAAACGTCCGCATCCAGAAACTGCAGTCAGATGTCATGGCAGCCAATCAG ATCTCCACGGAGctcagagagcagctgcagagcaaagAGAGGGAGCATGAAGTGGCCGTGCACACTCTGAGAgaccag ATCCAGACGGTGAAAACGCAGGAGATGAATCTGATGcgtgagcagcaggaggcgctgaCGAGCGAGCTGCAGCAAAGACGTGTTGAACAGGAGAGCATGTTAGCTCAGAGAGACGACCTGGACTCCCAGTTGCAG GAGTCGAGTTTtgcaaacaggaagttgttGGAGCAGTTAACAGAAGAAGGACAAGAGAAGGATAAACTGCTGAGAGACCTGGACGAGGCCAagaag acGGCAGAGAAGAGGAAGTCCATGTTGGATGACATGGCCATTCAGCTAGTCCAGGAGAAGTCCGACCACAAGGAGGCGCTGTCAGACCTCAAACTGCAGCACGAGAAGGAG GTCCTGGGGGTGAGGGCTCGGTATGAGAAGGAGCTCAGAGGACTCCACGAAGATAAGAATCGCTCCGAGGAGGAGATCAGACAACAGCTGAGAGATGAGaag GCTCGTACCAAAGAGCTGGAGGGGCTTCAGCCgaaggtggaggagctgcaggctcAGGTTCAGTCCATGGAGGGAACCAAAGGATGGTTCGAGAGACGACTCAAGGAGGCGGAG GAGAACATAGAAAAGAACTCGCTTGAACATCAGGAGGAGATCAAACAGCTGCAGAAAGATCACACACTTCAGCTGgag gagaagcagTCAGAGATGGAGGGACTGAACCAGCAGCTGTTGGAGGTGGAGAAACAGAGGGAAGAACACGGCGACACCATCGAAAAACTCAAACAG GAGATTAAGGACACTGTGGACGGTCAGAGGATCTTAGAGAAGAAGGGAAGTGCAGCG ctgaagGATTTGAAGcggcagctgcagctggagaggaagCGAGCGGACAAACTGCAGGAGCGACTTCAGGAGATTCTGACCAACAGCAAGACGaggacag ggctGGAGGAGCTGGTCCTCTCAGAGATCAACAGCCCCAGTCGGACTCAGCAGACAGGAGACTcgtcctccgtctcctccttctcctacAGGGACATGATGAAGGAGGCTCAGCCGACCAGTCAGAACAAG tcCGGAGGAGGAAGTCCTCAGTCTCAGCGTCCGGCGGAACTCTCTGACGACGAGGTGGGGGAGCTGTTCCAGCGTCTCGCTGAGGTTCAGCAGGTGAAGTGGATGCTGGAGGAGAAG GTGAAACATCTGGAGGTGAGCTGTTCGTCGATGGCAGAGGACATCTGCAGGAAGAGCGCCATCATAGAGACATACGTGATGGACAGCCGCatag ATGTGTCGGGCAGCGCCGTCGGAGGTCACGGAGGTCACGGAGGTCATGGAGGTCACGGAGGTCATGGCGGCCACGGAGGCTccctgggagagagaggaggtctgGGTTCTGTCCTCAGGGACCTGGTGAAGCCGGGAGACGAGAACCTGAGGGAGATGAACAAGAagctgcagaacatgttggAGGAGCAACTGACCAAGAACATGCATCTGCAGAAG GACCTGGAGGTTTTGTCCCAGGAATTAGTCCGTCTCAGCAAAGAGACAGCTGGGTCGGGATGA
- the gripap1 gene encoding GRIP1-associated protein 1 isoform X2, producing the protein MAMSQALSEEEFHRMQAQLLELRTQNYQLSDDLRKNTTELNAVRQKNVVLERDFVKAQKALNKSKKAQEVEALLSENEMLQGKLHSQEEDFRLQNSTLMTELSKLCTQIEELEQENQELKEGGGASANTAPPNPASCPVDGELLRLQAENSTLQKKMKALQERYDKELPQRRGSQSVSSETESAGANSVSDVTARGEEPGAEGTNDRLEQSEAQLQQTEKQIHELEMALNTEQEEKRLLREQIHQVEASKQTEITKLQEEIAKLSDKLKKKQESFQRLQGEKEALYNDSRTKIDEINQRKEEDLKTLNVRIQKLQSDVMAANQISTELREQLQSKEREHEVAVHTLRDQVANQSAVSQEQVDNILQENDALRTNLAALEQIQTVKTQEMNLMREQQEALTSELQQRRVEQESMLAQRDDLDSQLQESSFANRKLLEQLTEEGQEKDKLLRDLDEAKKTAEKRKSMLDDMAIQLVQEKSDHKEALSDLKLQHEKEVLGVRARYEKELRGLHEDKNRSEEEIRQQLRDEKARTKELEGLQPKVEELQAQVQSMEGTKGWFERRLKEAEENIEKNSLEHQEEIKQLQKDHTLQLEEKQSEMEGLNQQLLEVEKQREEHGDTIEKLKQEIKDTVDGQRILEKKGSAALKDLKRQLQLERKRADKLQERLQEILTNSKTRTGLEELVLSEINSPSRTQQTGDSSSVSSFSYRDMMKEAQPTSQNKSGGGSPQSQRPAELSDDEVGELFQRLAEVQQVKWMLEEKVKHLEVSCSSMAEDICRKSAIIETYVMDSRIDVSGSAVGGHGGHGGHGGHGGHGGHGGSLGERGGLGSVLRDLVKPGDENLREMNKKLQNMLEEQLTKNMHLQKDLEVLSQELVRLSKETAGSG; encoded by the exons ATGGCCATGTCGCAGGCTCTGTCGGAGGAGGAGTTCCACCGGATGCAG gCTCAGCTGTTGGAGCTGCGGACTCAGAACTATCAGCTGTCTGATGATCTCAGGAAGAACACGACAG AGCTGAACGCCGTCCGTCAGAAGAATGTGGTTCTGGAAAGAGATTTTGTCAAAGCACAGAAG GCTCTGAATAAGAGCAAGAAAGCTCAG GAGGTGGAAGCTCTGCTGAGCGAGAACGAGATGCTTCAAGGGAAACTTCACAGTCAGGAGGAAGACTTCAGGCTCCAGAACAGCACTTTGATGACAGAACTGTCCAAG CTGTGTACACAGATCGAGGAGCTGGaacaggagaaccaggagctgaaggagggaggaggagcctctgCAAACACTGCCCCTCCAAACCCCGCCTCCTGTCCTGTTGATGGAGAACTCCTCCGCCTCCAGGCCGAGAACTCCACCCTCCAGAAGAAAATGAAAG CCCTCCAAGAGCGCTATGACAAAGAGCTTCCACAGAGACGGGGCAGCCAAAGCGTTTCCTCAGAGACGGAGTCAGCCGGAGCCAACAGTGTCTCTGATGTCACAGCGAGAGGGGAGGAGCCAGGAGCAGAGGGAACCAATGATAGACTGGAACAG TCAGAGGCTCAGCTgcaacaaacagagaaacagatccatg AGCTGGAGATGGCACTGAACaccgagcaggaggagaagaggctgcTGAGGGAGCAGATCCACCAGGTGGag GCATCCAAACAGACTGAAATCACCAAACTGCAGGAAGAGATTGCAAAG CTCTCTGACAAgttgaagaagaagcaggagag TTTTCAGCGTCTGCAGGGGGAGAAGGAAGCTCTGTACAACGACAGCAG gaCAAAGATCGATGAGATCAaccagaggaaagaagaggatcTGAAGACTCTAAACGTCCGCATCCAGAAACTGCAGTCAGATGTCATGGCAGCCAATCAG ATCTCCACGGAGctcagagagcagctgcagagcaaagAGAGGGAGCATGAAGTGGCCGTGCACACTCTGAGAgaccag GTAGCCAATCAGAGTGCAGTCAGTCAGGAGCAGGTGGACAACATCCTGCAAGAGAACGATGCTCTGAGGACAAACCTTGCAGCTCTAGAACAG ATCCAGACGGTGAAAACGCAGGAGATGAATCTGATGcgtgagcagcaggaggcgctgaCGAGCGAGCTGCAGCAAAGACGTGTTGAACAGGAGAGCATGTTAGCTCAGAGAGACGACCTGGACTCCCAGTTGCAG GAGTCGAGTTTtgcaaacaggaagttgttGGAGCAGTTAACAGAAGAAGGACAAGAGAAGGATAAACTGCTGAGAGACCTGGACGAGGCCAagaag acGGCAGAGAAGAGGAAGTCCATGTTGGATGACATGGCCATTCAGCTAGTCCAGGAGAAGTCCGACCACAAGGAGGCGCTGTCAGACCTCAAACTGCAGCACGAGAAGGAG GTCCTGGGGGTGAGGGCTCGGTATGAGAAGGAGCTCAGAGGACTCCACGAAGATAAGAATCGCTCCGAGGAGGAGATCAGACAACAGCTGAGAGATGAGaag GCTCGTACCAAAGAGCTGGAGGGGCTTCAGCCgaaggtggaggagctgcaggctcAGGTTCAGTCCATGGAGGGAACCAAAGGATGGTTCGAGAGACGACTCAAGGAGGCGGAG GAGAACATAGAAAAGAACTCGCTTGAACATCAGGAGGAGATCAAACAGCTGCAGAAAGATCACACACTTCAGCTGgag gagaagcagTCAGAGATGGAGGGACTGAACCAGCAGCTGTTGGAGGTGGAGAAACAGAGGGAAGAACACGGCGACACCATCGAAAAACTCAAACAG GAGATTAAGGACACTGTGGACGGTCAGAGGATCTTAGAGAAGAAGGGAAGTGCAGCG ctgaagGATTTGAAGcggcagctgcagctggagaggaagCGAGCGGACAAACTGCAGGAGCGACTTCAGGAGATTCTGACCAACAGCAAGACGaggacag ggctGGAGGAGCTGGTCCTCTCAGAGATCAACAGCCCCAGTCGGACTCAGCAGACAGGAGACTcgtcctccgtctcctccttctcctacAGGGACATGATGAAGGAGGCTCAGCCGACCAGTCAGAACAAG tcCGGAGGAGGAAGTCCTCAGTCTCAGCGTCCGGCGGAACTCTCTGACGACGAGGTGGGGGAGCTGTTCCAGCGTCTCGCTGAGGTTCAGCAGGTGAAGTGGATGCTGGAGGAGAAG GTGAAACATCTGGAGGTGAGCTGTTCGTCGATGGCAGAGGACATCTGCAGGAAGAGCGCCATCATAGAGACATACGTGATGGACAGCCGCatag ATGTGTCGGGCAGCGCCGTCGGAGGTCACGGAGGTCACGGAGGTCATGGAGGTCACGGAGGTCATGGCGGCCACGGAGGCTccctgggagagagaggaggtctgGGTTCTGTCCTCAGGGACCTGGTGAAGCCGGGAGACGAGAACCTGAGGGAGATGAACAAGAagctgcagaacatgttggAGGAGCAACTGACCAAGAACATGCATCTGCAGAAG GACCTGGAGGTTTTGTCCCAGGAATTAGTCCGTCTCAGCAAAGAGACAGCTGGGTCGGGATGA
- the gripap1 gene encoding GRIP1-associated protein 1 isoform X1: MAMSQALSEEEFHRMQAQLLELRTQNYQLSDDLRKNTTELNAVRQKNVVLERDFVKAQKALNKSKKAQEVEALLSENEMLQGKLHSQEEDFRLQNSTLMTELSKLCTQIEELEQENQELKEGGGASANTAPPNPASCPVDGELLRLQAENSTLQKKMKALQERYDKELPQRRGSQSVSSETESAGANSVSDVTARGEEPGAEGTNDRLEQSEAQLQQTEKQIHGLSEKSVEKIVAKQAAIGWSAALCPITHCFGPELEMALNTEQEEKRLLREQIHQVEASKQTEITKLQEEIAKLSDKLKKKQESFQRLQGEKEALYNDSRTKIDEINQRKEEDLKTLNVRIQKLQSDVMAANQISTELREQLQSKEREHEVAVHTLRDQVANQSAVSQEQVDNILQENDALRTNLAALEQIQTVKTQEMNLMREQQEALTSELQQRRVEQESMLAQRDDLDSQLQESSFANRKLLEQLTEEGQEKDKLLRDLDEAKKTAEKRKSMLDDMAIQLVQEKSDHKEALSDLKLQHEKEVLGVRARYEKELRGLHEDKNRSEEEIRQQLRDEKARTKELEGLQPKVEELQAQVQSMEGTKGWFERRLKEAEENIEKNSLEHQEEIKQLQKDHTLQLEEKQSEMEGLNQQLLEVEKQREEHGDTIEKLKQEIKDTVDGQRILEKKGSAALKDLKRQLQLERKRADKLQERLQEILTNSKTRTGLEELVLSEINSPSRTQQTGDSSSVSSFSYRDMMKEAQPTSQNKSGGGSPQSQRPAELSDDEVGELFQRLAEVQQVKWMLEEKVKHLEVSCSSMAEDICRKSAIIETYVMDSRIDVSGSAVGGHGGHGGHGGHGGHGGHGGSLGERGGLGSVLRDLVKPGDENLREMNKKLQNMLEEQLTKNMHLQKDLEVLSQELVRLSKETAGSG; the protein is encoded by the exons ATGGCCATGTCGCAGGCTCTGTCGGAGGAGGAGTTCCACCGGATGCAG gCTCAGCTGTTGGAGCTGCGGACTCAGAACTATCAGCTGTCTGATGATCTCAGGAAGAACACGACAG AGCTGAACGCCGTCCGTCAGAAGAATGTGGTTCTGGAAAGAGATTTTGTCAAAGCACAGAAG GCTCTGAATAAGAGCAAGAAAGCTCAG GAGGTGGAAGCTCTGCTGAGCGAGAACGAGATGCTTCAAGGGAAACTTCACAGTCAGGAGGAAGACTTCAGGCTCCAGAACAGCACTTTGATGACAGAACTGTCCAAG CTGTGTACACAGATCGAGGAGCTGGaacaggagaaccaggagctgaaggagggaggaggagcctctgCAAACACTGCCCCTCCAAACCCCGCCTCCTGTCCTGTTGATGGAGAACTCCTCCGCCTCCAGGCCGAGAACTCCACCCTCCAGAAGAAAATGAAAG CCCTCCAAGAGCGCTATGACAAAGAGCTTCCACAGAGACGGGGCAGCCAAAGCGTTTCCTCAGAGACGGAGTCAGCCGGAGCCAACAGTGTCTCTGATGTCACAGCGAGAGGGGAGGAGCCAGGAGCAGAGGGAACCAATGATAGACTGGAACAG TCAGAGGCTCAGCTgcaacaaacagagaaacagatccatg GCCTGTCAGAGAAGAGCGTAGAGAAGATTGTAGCTAAGCAGGCAGCGATAGGCTGGTCGGCTGCTCTCTGTCCAATAACTCACTGCTTTGGACCAGAGCTGGAGATGGCACTGAACaccgagcaggaggagaagaggctgcTGAGGGAGCAGATCCACCAGGTGGag GCATCCAAACAGACTGAAATCACCAAACTGCAGGAAGAGATTGCAAAG CTCTCTGACAAgttgaagaagaagcaggagag TTTTCAGCGTCTGCAGGGGGAGAAGGAAGCTCTGTACAACGACAGCAG gaCAAAGATCGATGAGATCAaccagaggaaagaagaggatcTGAAGACTCTAAACGTCCGCATCCAGAAACTGCAGTCAGATGTCATGGCAGCCAATCAG ATCTCCACGGAGctcagagagcagctgcagagcaaagAGAGGGAGCATGAAGTGGCCGTGCACACTCTGAGAgaccag GTAGCCAATCAGAGTGCAGTCAGTCAGGAGCAGGTGGACAACATCCTGCAAGAGAACGATGCTCTGAGGACAAACCTTGCAGCTCTAGAACAG ATCCAGACGGTGAAAACGCAGGAGATGAATCTGATGcgtgagcagcaggaggcgctgaCGAGCGAGCTGCAGCAAAGACGTGTTGAACAGGAGAGCATGTTAGCTCAGAGAGACGACCTGGACTCCCAGTTGCAG GAGTCGAGTTTtgcaaacaggaagttgttGGAGCAGTTAACAGAAGAAGGACAAGAGAAGGATAAACTGCTGAGAGACCTGGACGAGGCCAagaag acGGCAGAGAAGAGGAAGTCCATGTTGGATGACATGGCCATTCAGCTAGTCCAGGAGAAGTCCGACCACAAGGAGGCGCTGTCAGACCTCAAACTGCAGCACGAGAAGGAG GTCCTGGGGGTGAGGGCTCGGTATGAGAAGGAGCTCAGAGGACTCCACGAAGATAAGAATCGCTCCGAGGAGGAGATCAGACAACAGCTGAGAGATGAGaag GCTCGTACCAAAGAGCTGGAGGGGCTTCAGCCgaaggtggaggagctgcaggctcAGGTTCAGTCCATGGAGGGAACCAAAGGATGGTTCGAGAGACGACTCAAGGAGGCGGAG GAGAACATAGAAAAGAACTCGCTTGAACATCAGGAGGAGATCAAACAGCTGCAGAAAGATCACACACTTCAGCTGgag gagaagcagTCAGAGATGGAGGGACTGAACCAGCAGCTGTTGGAGGTGGAGAAACAGAGGGAAGAACACGGCGACACCATCGAAAAACTCAAACAG GAGATTAAGGACACTGTGGACGGTCAGAGGATCTTAGAGAAGAAGGGAAGTGCAGCG ctgaagGATTTGAAGcggcagctgcagctggagaggaagCGAGCGGACAAACTGCAGGAGCGACTTCAGGAGATTCTGACCAACAGCAAGACGaggacag ggctGGAGGAGCTGGTCCTCTCAGAGATCAACAGCCCCAGTCGGACTCAGCAGACAGGAGACTcgtcctccgtctcctccttctcctacAGGGACATGATGAAGGAGGCTCAGCCGACCAGTCAGAACAAG tcCGGAGGAGGAAGTCCTCAGTCTCAGCGTCCGGCGGAACTCTCTGACGACGAGGTGGGGGAGCTGTTCCAGCGTCTCGCTGAGGTTCAGCAGGTGAAGTGGATGCTGGAGGAGAAG GTGAAACATCTGGAGGTGAGCTGTTCGTCGATGGCAGAGGACATCTGCAGGAAGAGCGCCATCATAGAGACATACGTGATGGACAGCCGCatag ATGTGTCGGGCAGCGCCGTCGGAGGTCACGGAGGTCACGGAGGTCATGGAGGTCACGGAGGTCATGGCGGCCACGGAGGCTccctgggagagagaggaggtctgGGTTCTGTCCTCAGGGACCTGGTGAAGCCGGGAGACGAGAACCTGAGGGAGATGAACAAGAagctgcagaacatgttggAGGAGCAACTGACCAAGAACATGCATCTGCAGAAG GACCTGGAGGTTTTGTCCCAGGAATTAGTCCGTCTCAGCAAAGAGACAGCTGGGTCGGGATGA